The Mycteria americana isolate JAX WOST 10 ecotype Jacksonville Zoo and Gardens chromosome 25, USCA_MyAme_1.0, whole genome shotgun sequence genome includes a window with the following:
- the SSR2 gene encoding translocon-associated protein subunit beta has product MKLLILAVFALFYVARCEEGARLLASKSLLNRYAVEGKDLTLQYNIYNVGSSAALDVELSDDSFPPEDFGIVSGMLNVKWDRIAPASNVSHTVVLRPLKAGYFNFTSATITYLAQEGGQVVVGFTSAPGQGGILAQREFDRRFSPHFLDWAAFGVMTLPSIGIPLLLWYSSKRKYDTPKTKKN; this is encoded by the exons ATGAAGCTCCTGATTCTCGCTGTGTTTGCCCTGTTTTACGTGGCCCGCTGTGAGGAAGGTGCCAGGCTCCTGGCCTCCAAATCTCTATTAAACAGATATGCAGTGGAGGGCAAGGACTTGACTTTGCAGTACAACATCTACAACGTTGGCTCCAG TGCTGCTTTAGATGTGGAGCTGTCGGATGATTCTTTCCCCCCAGAAGATTTTGGCATTGTCTCTGGGATGCTCAACGTCAAGTGGGACAGGATCGCTCC AGCGAGTAATGTGTCCCACACTGTGGTTCTGCGGCCTCTCAAAGCTGGTTACTTCAACTTCACCTCTGCTACCATCACGTACCTGGCACAGGAGGGCGGACAGGTTGTG GTTGGTTTCACTAGTGCTCCTGGGCAGGGAGGAATCTTGGCGCAGCGTGAGTTTGACAGGAGGTTCTCCCCTCACTTT CTGGACTGGGCAGCTTTTGGTGTGATGACCCTGCCCTCCATCGGGATCCCGCTGCTGCTGTGGTACTCGAGCAAGAGAAAGTATGACACCCCCAAGACCAAAAAGAACTGA